Proteins encoded by one window of Nocardia goodfellowii:
- a CDS encoding response regulator gives MSISVLIADDQELIREGLAVLLDTQPDIDVVGQVADGRQAIRAAERLQPDVILMDVRMPVCDGIEATREITAAGPAKVIVLTTFDLDEYVYAALRAGAAGFLLKESSAHSLGEAVRIVAAGEALLAPSVTKRLLAEFARRGQPRAAAKPADLTARETEVLVLIARGLSNAEIAGELVISEQTVKTHVRRVLEKLQLRDRTQAAIYAYETLLIKPS, from the coding sequence ATGAGCATCAGCGTTTTGATCGCCGACGACCAGGAACTGATCCGCGAGGGTCTAGCCGTCCTGCTGGATACCCAGCCCGATATCGACGTGGTCGGGCAGGTTGCCGACGGCCGCCAGGCCATTCGCGCAGCCGAACGGCTGCAACCCGACGTCATCCTGATGGACGTGCGGATGCCCGTCTGCGACGGTATCGAAGCCACCCGCGAGATCACCGCCGCCGGTCCCGCCAAAGTCATCGTGCTGACCACCTTCGACCTAGACGAATACGTCTATGCCGCGCTGCGTGCCGGTGCCGCCGGCTTCCTGCTGAAGGAATCCTCCGCCCATTCCCTCGGTGAGGCAGTTCGCATCGTCGCCGCCGGCGAAGCCCTGCTCGCCCCCTCGGTCACCAAACGCCTGCTCGCCGAATTCGCCCGCCGCGGCCAACCCCGCGCCGCCGCGAAACCGGCCGACCTCACTGCCCGCGAAACCGAAGTTCTCGTCCTCATCGCGCGCGGGCTGTCCAACGCGGAAATCGCCGGAGAGCTGGTGATCTCCGAGCAGACCGTGAAAACCCACGTCCGCCGAGTGCTGGAGAAGCTGCAGCTGCGCGACCGCACCCAGGCCGCGATCTACGCCTACGAAACCCTGCTCATCAAACCGAGCTGA